TGAGTAGCACTGCCCAGACACCAGCAGGAGGAAGCTCGTGGACGACGTTCTGCGGCGCGCCGCGCTCTTCGCGGCTCTCGACGACGACCAGGCTGCCGAGCTTCGCGCTTCCATGACCGAGGTGACGCTCGCCCGCGGTGAGTCGCTGTTCCACGAAGGCGACCCCGGCGACCGCCTGTACGTCGTGGTGGAGGGCAAGGTCAAGCTGCACCGCGCCTCGCCGGACGGCCGCGAGAACATGCTCGCCGTCCTCGGCCCCAGCGAGATGATCGGCGAGCTGTCGCTGTTCGACCCGGGCCCGCGGACCGCCACCGCCACCGCCCTCACCGAGTGCAAGCTGCTCGGCCTCGGCCACGGCGACCTGCTGCCGCTGCTGCACGCCCGCCCCGAGGTGTCGATCGCGCTGCTGCGTGCCATCGCGCGCCGGCTGCGGCGGACCAACGACGTGATGTCCGACCTGGTCTTCTCCGACGTGCCGGGCCGCGTGGCCAAGGCGCTGCTGGACCTGTCGCGCCGTTTCGGCGTGCAGTCCGAGGAGGGCATCCACGTGGCGCACGACCTCACCCAGGAGGAGCTGGCCCAGCTGGTCGGCGCCTCCCGCGAGACGGTCAACAAGGCGCTGGCCGACTTCGCCGGCCGTGGCTGGCTGAAGCTGGAGGCGCGTGCGGTGGTGCTGATGGACGTGGAGCGGCTGTCGCGGCGCTCGCGCTGACCGATCACGCTGACGCCGGAGGGCGCGGGGTTCTCCCCGCGCCCTCCGGTGCGTTTCGGCGCCCGGTGTGCGGTCCCGGTGTCCGGCCCGGGCCGGCGGCGGCTCAGATGAGGCCGTGGTCCTCCAGGTACGTGAGCTGGGCCTGGACGGAGAGTTCGGCGGCCGGCCAGAGGGCGCGGTCGACGTCGGCGTAGACCCGGGCGACCACCGCGGCGGCGGTGCGGCAGCCCGCCTCGACCGCGGTCTCGACCTGGGCCAGCCGGCTGGCGCGGTGGGCGAGGTAGTAGTCCACGGCGCCGAGGGCGTCGGCCAGCACCGGGCCGTGGCCGGGCAGGACGGTGCGGACGCCGCCCTCGGAGGCCATGGTGTGCAGGCGGCGCAGCGAGTCCAGGTAGTCGCCGAGGCGGCCGTCGGGGTGGGCGACCATGGTGGTGCCGCGGCCGAGGACGGTGTCGCCGGTGAGGATGGCACCGTCGGCCGGCAGGTGGAAGGTCAGCGAGTCGGCGGTGTGGCCGGGGGTGCCCAGGACGCGCAGTTCGAGGCCGCCGACCTCGATCACCTGGCCGCCGCGCAGCCCCTCGTCGCCGAGCCGGTGGGCCGGGTCCAGGGCGCGGACCTGAGTGCCGGTCAGCTCGGCGAAGCGGGCGGCGCCCTCGGCGTGGTCGTGGTGACCGTGGGTCAGCAGGGTGAGGGCGATCCGCTTGCCCTGCTCCTCGGCGGTCCGGACGACGTTGCGCAGGTGCCCCTCGTCGAGCGGGCCGGGGTCGACGACCACGGCCAGGTCGGACCCGGGTTCGGAGAGCAGCCAGGTGTTGGTGCCGTCCAGGGTCATCGGCGAGGGATTGGGGGCCAGGACGCAGTGCGCCCGCGGGGTGGCGGCCCCGCCGACGGTGTCGGCGGGGTCGCCCGGAAGGAGACCGCTCACCGGCCGCCCTCGCTGGAACGTTCCAGGCTGCGCGGCGGGAGGTCCCGGTTGAGGGCCCGGAAGGCGTCCCCGGGCTCGGACACGGTGTCCCGGGGCAGAGCGCGGGGGGTGAGGCTGCGGGCGGGCATGCGGGGCGCCGACCGGCGAGCCACGTCGTTGTGGGTCATCGGCTTGTTCCTTCCGTGAGGTGCCGGAGCGTGCTTCCGGCGTGTGGTTCCGACGTGAACTTTCGCGGTTCCCCGCTAGGCGGGGAAGATCCCGTCGATGGTCAGCTCCTCATACCCCGACCATCGCACCGTCATACGATCGCCCGCCACCTCGGCCTCGCCGAGGACCGGGCGGACGGTCCGGTCCGCGGCGGCGGCCAGCGCTCCGGCGGCGGTCCGGACCGGCAGCAGCTCGCGCAGCACCGTGACGGTGGGCGGCAGCATGCCGTAGCGGCCCTCGGCGTAGCCCTCGACGGCCTCGGCGGGGGTCAGCCAGGCGACCCGGTCCGCCTCGCCGACCTGCTCGGCGGCGGCCTGCCCGCCGGGGAGGACGGCGACGAAGAACCAGGTGTCGAAGCGGCGCTCCTCGAAGGCCGGGGTGATCCAGCGGGCCCAGGCCGCGAGCAGGTCGCTGCGCAGCACCAGGCCGTGCTTGCCGAGGAACTCGGCGAAGGAGAGTTCGTGGGCCTCCAGGGCGGCGCGGTCGGCGCTCCAGTCCCGGGGCGGGACGACGGTGTCCGCGTCCGGTCCGGCCAGCAGGACGCCGGCCTCCTCGAAGGTCTCCCGGACGGCGGCGCAGACCACGGCCTGGGCGGTGCGGACGTCGACGCCGAGGCGCTCGGCCCACTCCTCGGGGCTCGGGCCGGCCCAGCCGATCTCGGCCTCGGCGTCCCGCGGGTCGACCTTGCCGCCGGGGTAGGCGTACATGCCGCCGGCGAAGGCCATCGAGGTGCGCCGGCGCAGCAGGTAGGCCCGGGGGCCGTCGGCGGTGTCGCGCAGCAGCACGACGGTGGCGGACGGCTTGGGCTCGGCCGGGGTCAGCTCGCCGGCCGCGACGGCGCGGATCCGGGCAGGCCAGCCGGGCGGCATCGGGAGCGACGGTGCTCGGTGATCCATGCCCCGGATGCTAAGGCGGAGGGGGCGGGGTTGGACAGGGCCCCCCGCCCCCTCGTCGCCTCGATCAGTCGCGGACGCGGACCTGGAGCTCGACCTCGACCGGGGCGTCCAGCGGCAGGACGGCGACGCCGACCGCGCTGCGGGCGTGCACGCCGGCCGCGCCGAACACCTGGCCGAGCAGCTCGCTGGTGCCGTTGACCACGGCGGGCTGGCCGGCGAAGTCGGGGGCGGAGGCGACGAAGCCGACCACCTTGACGACCTGCTCGACCTTGTCCAGGTCGCCGACCACGGACTTCACCGCGGCCAGCGCGTTGAGCGCGCAGATCTGGGCGAGCTGCTTGGCCCGCTCCGGGGTGACCTCGGCGCCGACCTTGCCGGTGTCCTCCAGCTTGCCCGCCACCATCGGCAGCTGGCCGGAGGTGAAGACGTACTCGCCGGAGCGGACCGCGGGGACGTAGGCGGCGACCGGCGGCGCCACGTCCGGGAGGGTCAGGCCGAGCTCGGCGAGCTTCTCCTCGACCTTGCTCATGCGTTCTTCTCCCGCTTCAGGTACGCGACCAGCTGCTCGGGGTTGTTCGGGCCCGGCACGACCTGGACGAGCTCCCAGCCGTCCTCGCCCCAGGTGTCCAGGATCTGCTTGGTGGCGTGCACGAGGAGCGGCACGGTGACGTATTCCCACTTGGTCATGGGGGTGACTCTAGCCGGAGGCCCCGGTGTGAGGTGGGACACAGAGCGGGCATGAATCGGACCTACCGCCCGGATGGTCCCGGCATCGGCGGCGCGGGCTGGTTACGCTCGCCGGGAGGGCACCTGCGGGGTGCCGGTCGACGACGGACGGAGACGGAGCGTGGCGAGCACTCCCGGCCCAGCGGACCCATCGGCTCCCGCCGGGGAGCGCGATCCCGACTGGGAGGGCGTCAGGCTGCACGTCGTCAGCGGCAAGGGCGGCACCGGGAAGACCACCCTGGCCGCCGCGCTCGCGCTGGCGCTGGCCGCGGAGGGCGGCCGGACGCTGCTGATCGAGGTCGAGGGCCGGCAGGGCATCGCCGAGCTGTTCGGGATGGCGGCGCTGCCCTACGAGGAGCGCAAGGTCGCCACGGTGAGCCCGGCCCGGCTGGGCCTGCCGGGGAAGGGCGGCGGTCAGGGCGAGCTGTACGCGCTGGCGATCGACACCGAGCTGGCGCTGCTGGAGTACCTGGAGATGTTCTACAAGCTCGGGCGGGCGGGGAAGGCGCTGCAGAAGGTCGGCTTCGTCGACTTCGCGACCACCATCGCGCCCGGCGTGCGGGACGTGCTGCTGACCGGGAAGGCCTGCGAGGCCGCCCGGCGCAAGGGCCCGGACGGGCGGCCGGCGTACGACGCGGTGGTGATGGACGCGCCGCCCACCGGGCGGATCACCCGGTTCCTGAACGTGAACTCGGAGGTGGCCGGGCTGGCCCGGTTCGGCCCGATCCACTCGCAGGCGCAGGCCGTGATGCGGGTGCTGCGGTCCCCGGAGACCGCCGTCCACTTCGTGACCCTGCTGGAGGAGATGCCGGTACAGGAGACCGTGGACGGCATCACGGAGCTCCGGGAGGCGCAGCTGCCGGTCGGCGGGGTGCTGGTGAACATGGTCCGCCCGCCGGTGCTGGACGCGGCCGCGGTGGCGGCGGTGCACGGGGACCACCGCGAGGAGGTGGCGGTGGCGCTGGGCGAGGCGGGCCTCGGCGGGCGGTCGCGGAAGCCGGAGACCGTCCGGGCGGCCGTGGAGCCGCTGCTCGGCCCGCTGCTGGAGCAGGCCAGGGAGCACGCCGAGCGGGTCGAGCTGGAGCGCGAGCAGCGCGCCGACCTGCAGCAGTTGAAGCTGCCCACGTACGAGCTGCCGCTGCTCGGCGAGGGCGTGGACCTGGGCGGGCTGTACCGGCTGGCGGGGGAACTGAAGCGGCAGGGGGCGGCATGACGGCACAGCTGGACATCGACGCGCTGATCGACGATCCGGGGACGAGGATCGTGGTCTGCTGCGGCTCGGGCGGGGTCGGCAAGACCACCACGGCGGCGGCGATCGGGCTGCGGGCGGCCGAGCGCGGCCGGCGGGTGGTGGTGCTGACCATCGACCCGGCCCGCCGGCTCGCCCAGTCGATGGGCCTGACCGAGCTGGACAACACCCCGCGGGTGGTCAAGGGCGTCTCGGGCAGCGGGGAGCTGCAGGCGATGATGCTCGACATGAAGCGGACCTTCGACGAGGTCGTGCTGGCCCACGCCGAGCCCGAGCGGGCCCGGGCCATCCTGGAGAACCCCTTCTACCAGTCCCTGTCGGCCGGCTTCGCGGGCACGCAGGAGTACATGGCGATGGAGAAGCTGGGGCAGCTGCGGGCCGAGGACCAGTGGGACCTGATCGTCGTCGACACCCCGCCGTCGCGCTCCGCGCTGGACTTCCTGGACGCGCCGAGCCGGCTGGGCTCCTTCCTGGACGGGAAGGTGATCCGGCTGCTGACCGCGCCCGCGAAGGTGGGCGGGCGCAGCGCGATGAAGTTCCTCAACGTGGGCATGGGCCTGATCACCGGCACCCTGGGCAAGATCTTCGGCGCCCAGCTGCTGACCGACGTGCAGACCTTCGTCTCCGCGATGGACTCGATGTTCGGCGGCTTCCGCGAGCGGGCGGACCGGACGTACCAGCTGCTCAAGGCGCCGGGGACGGCGTTCCTGGTGGTGGCGGCGCCGGAGCGGGACGCGCTGCGCGAGGCGGCGTACTTCGTGGACCGGCTGGACGCGGACGAGATGCCGCTGGCCGGGCTGGTGCTCAACCGGGTGCACACCAGCGGCGCGCCGCAGCTGACCGCCGAGCGGGCGCTGGCCGCGGCGGAGGCGCTGGAGGAGAACGGGTCGCAGACCTCCTCGGCGGCGGCGGAGACGCTGGCCGCCGGGCTGCTGCGGCTGCACGCCGAGCGGATGCAGGTGATGGACCGCGAGCGGCGCACCCGGGACCGGTTCGTCTCGGTCTACCCGGACGTGCCGATCATCGAGGTGGCCGCGCTGGCGGGGGACGTGCACGACCTGGACGGGCTGCGGGCGATCGGCGGCCGGCTGGGTGGCGCGGACGCCTGAGCCGGGCTGACGGTCCGCGGCGTCGGGGCCGTGGTTCCCGGTCGGCTGTCGCGGGTCGGTGGGGGCCCGGCGGGTCCGTGGGGGACACCCGAGGCCGGCTGCGGTCGGGGCCGGTGGCAGGCCGGTGGGCCTGCGGTGACCGGCCGTCAGGACCGCTGCCGCCAGAGGAGGACGTGCTGCCGGGCCGGCCGTACCGTCGTGCGAGCCCGCGCTGGGAGGCGGGCCGTGCGGTCGTGCGGACTGCACCGTCGTGCGGATGGCTCCGTCGAACGAGCGGTGCCGCCGAGCGGGTGGTGGCGCCGCTCAGCCGGCCTGGGCGAAGTCCCGCAGGACCACACCGGTGGCCAGCGACTCCTCGTACTCCAGCCGGGCCGTCTCCAGCAGCCGGCGCCACGAGACCACCGTGGGGCGGCGGCGCAGCAGCGCCCTGCGCTCACGCTCGGTCATCCCGCCCCAGACGCCGAACTCCACGCGGTTGTCGAGCGCGTCCGCCAGGCACTCGGTGCGCACCGGACACCCGCTGCACACCGCCTTGGCGCGATTCTGCGCAGCCCCCTGAACGAACAATTCATCCGGATCGCTCGTGCGGCAGGCCGCCTGTGCGCTCCAGTCGTCTACCCAGCCCATGCCGGCGCCGTCCTCTCCCGAATCGGGGCTCCCCCACGGCGGCAACGGCATATTCACCGCTGCCAGTTGAGGACGTTACGGAAGAACGCCAGTCCGCAACAGCCCCTCCGGGCCCAATCTCAAATGACCCGATCGGACTATGGGTACCCGACACCTCACTCGTTGGAGTGATCGCAGGTCGCCGGCCTTGCCAGCCGCCCGCACCCGGGTTCGGTCACACTGTGCAACGATCGGCCGGACGGCGGAGCATGACATCCACCCCCAGCCCGGGCAATTCGGGCAAAGCTCATCACTCACAAGAGTGATGATGATGAACAGAGCGAAGCTGTCGCAGTTCTGTGACAAGCGTAGGCGAACACCTGCCCCCCTGTACGGGATTCGGCGACGTAGGCTGCTCCCCATGGCACCTCAGCGATCCGCGGGCTCCCCGCTCGACAAGGCAAGCCTCG
The window above is part of the Kitasatospora sp. HUAS MG31 genome. Proteins encoded here:
- a CDS encoding Crp/Fnr family transcriptional regulator, translated to MDDVLRRAALFAALDDDQAAELRASMTEVTLARGESLFHEGDPGDRLYVVVEGKVKLHRASPDGRENMLAVLGPSEMIGELSLFDPGPRTATATALTECKLLGLGHGDLLPLLHARPEVSIALLRAIARRLRRTNDVMSDLVFSDVPGRVAKALLDLSRRFGVQSEEGIHVAHDLTQEELAQLVGASRETVNKALADFAGRGWLKLEARAVVLMDVERLSRRSR
- a CDS encoding MBL fold metallo-hydrolase, translating into MSGLLPGDPADTVGGAATPRAHCVLAPNPSPMTLDGTNTWLLSEPGSDLAVVVDPGPLDEGHLRNVVRTAEEQGKRIALTLLTHGHHDHAEGAARFAELTGTQVRALDPAHRLGDEGLRGGQVIEVGGLELRVLGTPGHTADSLTFHLPADGAILTGDTVLGRGTTMVAHPDGRLGDYLDSLRRLHTMASEGGVRTVLPGHGPVLADALGAVDYYLAHRASRLAQVETAVEAGCRTAAAVVARVYADVDRALWPAAELSVQAQLTYLEDHGLI
- a CDS encoding NUDIX hydrolase, translating into MDHRAPSLPMPPGWPARIRAVAAGELTPAEPKPSATVVLLRDTADGPRAYLLRRRTSMAFAGGMYAYPGGKVDPRDAEAEIGWAGPSPEEWAERLGVDVRTAQAVVCAAVRETFEEAGVLLAGPDADTVVPPRDWSADRAALEAHELSFAEFLGKHGLVLRSDLLAAWARWITPAFEERRFDTWFFVAVLPGGQAAAEQVGEADRVAWLTPAEAVEGYAEGRYGMLPPTVTVLRELLPVRTAAGALAAAADRTVRPVLGEAEVAGDRMTVRWSGYEELTIDGIFPA
- a CDS encoding RidA family protein; this encodes MSKVEEKLAELGLTLPDVAPPVAAYVPAVRSGEYVFTSGQLPMVAGKLEDTGKVGAEVTPERAKQLAQICALNALAAVKSVVGDLDKVEQVVKVVGFVASAPDFAGQPAVVNGTSELLGQVFGAAGVHARSAVGVAVLPLDAPVEVELQVRVRD
- a CDS encoding DUF4177 domain-containing protein, which gives rise to MTKWEYVTVPLLVHATKQILDTWGEDGWELVQVVPGPNNPEQLVAYLKREKNA
- a CDS encoding ArsA-related P-loop ATPase — protein: MHVVSGKGGTGKTTLAAALALALAAEGGRTLLIEVEGRQGIAELFGMAALPYEERKVATVSPARLGLPGKGGGQGELYALAIDTELALLEYLEMFYKLGRAGKALQKVGFVDFATTIAPGVRDVLLTGKACEAARRKGPDGRPAYDAVVMDAPPTGRITRFLNVNSEVAGLARFGPIHSQAQAVMRVLRSPETAVHFVTLLEEMPVQETVDGITELREAQLPVGGVLVNMVRPPVLDAAAVAAVHGDHREEVAVALGEAGLGGRSRKPETVRAAVEPLLGPLLEQAREHAERVELEREQRADLQQLKLPTYELPLLGEGVDLGGLYRLAGELKRQGAA
- a CDS encoding ArsA family ATPase is translated as MTAQLDIDALIDDPGTRIVVCCGSGGVGKTTTAAAIGLRAAERGRRVVVLTIDPARRLAQSMGLTELDNTPRVVKGVSGSGELQAMMLDMKRTFDEVVLAHAEPERARAILENPFYQSLSAGFAGTQEYMAMEKLGQLRAEDQWDLIVVDTPPSRSALDFLDAPSRLGSFLDGKVIRLLTAPAKVGGRSAMKFLNVGMGLITGTLGKIFGAQLLTDVQTFVSAMDSMFGGFRERADRTYQLLKAPGTAFLVVAAPERDALREAAYFVDRLDADEMPLAGLVLNRVHTSGAPQLTAERALAAAEALEENGSQTSSAAAETLAAGLLRLHAERMQVMDRERRTRDRFVSVYPDVPIIEVAALAGDVHDLDGLRAIGGRLGGADA
- a CDS encoding WhiB family transcriptional regulator — translated: MGWVDDWSAQAACRTSDPDELFVQGAAQNRAKAVCSGCPVRTECLADALDNRVEFGVWGGMTERERRALLRRRPTVVSWRRLLETARLEYEESLATGVVLRDFAQAG